From the genome of Cytobacillus firmus, one region includes:
- the phnD gene encoding phosphate/phosphite/phosphonate ABC transporter substrate-binding protein translates to MKKFLMLLTIFSLMLLSACSGNDSDSKNTDENGKEKSKETFTIGVIPVQTEGSMEAAMEKLQSTLSEKLDREVAVEVYPDYNGVVEAMNYDKIDMAYFGPLTYVVAHEKSGAKAIITQLIDGEPFYYSYIITHKDNPWNSLEELLKNSSEADFAFGDINSTSGSLIPSIELKDREVYKSEDDHSFKSVRFTGSHDATALAVQNKQVDAGAIDSAIYNQLVDSGKVDGEQIKTIWKSEKLFQYPWAVHENTDEETIKALKEAFLAIEDPEILDAFGASGFTEASNEDYESIRQAALKEGLIKE, encoded by the coding sequence ATGAAAAAATTCTTAATGCTCCTGACCATCTTTTCACTGATGCTTCTGTCTGCATGCAGCGGAAACGACTCAGACTCAAAAAATACAGACGAGAATGGAAAAGAAAAGTCAAAAGAAACCTTCACCATTGGGGTCATCCCTGTTCAAACAGAGGGATCCATGGAAGCAGCCATGGAAAAATTGCAGTCAACCTTATCTGAAAAACTCGATCGGGAGGTAGCTGTCGAAGTTTATCCGGATTATAACGGGGTAGTGGAAGCCATGAACTACGATAAAATTGATATGGCCTATTTCGGTCCGTTAACATATGTTGTTGCCCATGAGAAGAGCGGCGCAAAAGCCATCATTACACAGCTGATTGATGGAGAGCCATTCTATTATTCATATATCATCACCCACAAAGACAATCCATGGAATTCACTTGAAGAATTACTGAAAAACAGCAGTGAAGCTGACTTTGCCTTCGGTGATATCAATTCAACTTCAGGATCTCTTATCCCATCCATTGAATTGAAGGACCGCGAAGTATATAAATCCGAGGATGACCACAGCTTTAAATCCGTCCGATTCACGGGCTCACATGATGCTACTGCATTGGCAGTTCAAAATAAACAGGTGGATGCCGGTGCGATCGACAGTGCCATTTACAATCAATTAGTAGATTCAGGAAAAGTAGATGGAGAGCAGATTAAAACGATCTGGAAATCAGAAAAGCTTTTCCAGTACCCTTGGGCTGTACATGAAAACACCGATGAAGAAACAATTAAAGCATTGAAGGAAGCATTTCTGGCAATTGAAGATCCCGAAATTCTGGATGCATTCGGTGCAAGCGGATTTACTGAAGCAAGCAACGAAGATTATGAAAGCATCCGTCAGGCTGCCCTAAAAGAGGGACTTATTAAAGAATAG
- the phnE gene encoding phosphonate ABC transporter, permease protein PhnE, with translation MWFKKRSILTYTVLALFIFLSMKLTEFDLSKFKDFRNMIDFLSHWFPMDFSLLPRILEDSLETLAMAFLGSFFGLIIGLPLSFIAAKNTSGSKFVYHITRVGLSFVRSIPEIVFGLILLTALGLGPFPAVLAIMFHNIGVLGKLISELIEASDPGPQEAMKAVGAKSWFASLFSILPQIWPNVLSNYFYRFEVAIRTSLILGFIGGGGIGQRLFNDFKTFQYNSVSLDVLVIMIIVILVDLFGSYVRNRVI, from the coding sequence TTGTGGTTTAAAAAACGCAGCATATTAACATATACCGTGTTGGCTTTATTTATTTTTCTAAGCATGAAGCTGACAGAATTCGACTTATCGAAATTCAAAGACTTCCGCAACATGATTGATTTCCTGTCCCATTGGTTCCCGATGGATTTTTCACTCCTTCCAAGGATACTCGAAGACAGTCTGGAAACATTGGCGATGGCTTTTCTGGGAAGCTTCTTCGGGCTTATTATCGGGCTTCCCTTAAGCTTTATTGCCGCCAAAAACACATCCGGCTCAAAATTTGTCTACCATATAACCAGAGTAGGCCTCAGCTTTGTCCGTTCCATCCCTGAAATTGTTTTTGGTTTGATTCTTTTGACGGCTCTTGGGCTAGGTCCTTTTCCGGCTGTCCTGGCCATTATGTTTCATAACATTGGGGTTCTGGGAAAATTGATCTCAGAACTCATTGAAGCATCCGATCCAGGTCCGCAGGAGGCTATGAAAGCTGTTGGGGCAAAGAGCTGGTTTGCTTCTCTATTCAGCATCCTGCCTCAAATATGGCCAAATGTATTGTCAAATTACTTCTACCGGTTTGAGGTTGCCATAAGGACTTCCCTTATCTTAGGCTTCATTGGCGGGGGAGGAATTGGCCAAAGACTTTTTAATGATTTTAAAACCTTCCAATACAATTCAGTTTCGCTCGATGTCCTGGTGATTATGATTATCGTTATTCTAGTGGACCTTTTTGGAAGCTATGTCAGGAACCGAGTGATATAA
- the selD gene encoding selenide, water dikinase SelD — protein MSREEIVKLTSLSTKGGUGCKIGPEDLAQVLRHLPKSVPDPNLLVGLDTSDDAGVYKINDETALVQTLDFFTPIVDDPYMFGQIAAANSLSDIYAMGGKPITVMNIVGFPISKLDKSILADILAGASDKVKESGAVLVGGHSIDDQEPKFGLSVTGTVHPERVRTNAGAKPGDKLILTKPIGVGILTQAIKRDMLDQEGIDRVMEVMAALNKEAAEAMDNYQVNACTDITGFGLLGHAMEIAEGSGTGITIESTAVPVLPKTRELAEQNIIPGGSKKNHKWLSGRIQYENIDDVDQVILCDAITSGGLLITVPESEAEPLLNDLKEKGVEWASIIGTVTDQNPGRITVI, from the coding sequence ATGTCAAGAGAAGAAATCGTAAAACTGACTTCTTTATCAACAAAAGGCGGCTGAGGATGCAAAATTGGTCCTGAAGACCTGGCGCAGGTTCTGCGTCATTTGCCTAAGTCTGTACCTGACCCCAACCTCCTCGTAGGATTGGATACATCGGATGATGCAGGCGTATATAAAATAAATGATGAAACTGCCCTTGTGCAGACACTGGATTTCTTCACTCCTATCGTTGATGATCCATATATGTTCGGCCAAATCGCCGCAGCCAATTCGCTGAGTGATATTTACGCAATGGGCGGCAAGCCTATAACCGTCATGAATATTGTAGGTTTCCCTATCAGCAAACTGGATAAAAGCATACTTGCAGACATTCTGGCTGGTGCATCCGATAAAGTGAAAGAATCCGGTGCTGTGTTAGTTGGTGGGCACTCCATTGACGACCAGGAGCCAAAATTCGGCTTATCTGTGACTGGAACCGTACATCCTGAGCGGGTAAGAACAAATGCTGGAGCCAAGCCAGGCGACAAATTGATCTTAACCAAGCCGATTGGCGTTGGCATTCTTACTCAAGCAATTAAAAGGGATATGCTGGATCAGGAAGGCATTGACCGTGTGATGGAAGTTATGGCTGCTTTGAATAAAGAAGCAGCTGAAGCAATGGATAACTACCAGGTTAATGCCTGCACAGACATTACTGGTTTTGGCCTTCTGGGCCATGCCATGGAGATCGCAGAAGGAAGCGGCACAGGAATAACCATTGAAAGCACAGCCGTGCCTGTTCTTCCAAAAACCAGGGAGCTTGCCGAGCAGAACATTATTCCCGGCGGCTCTAAAAAGAATCATAAATGGCTGTCCGGCCGGATTCAATATGAAAATATTGATGACGTAGACCAAGTGATTCTTTGTGATGCTATAACATCAGGAGGACTTTTAATAACCGTTCCTGAATCAGAAGCTGAACCCCTCCTAAATGACCTAAAGGAAAAAGGGGTAGAATGGGCTTCCATCATCGGGACAGTCACAGATCAGAATCCCGGAAGGATTACTGTTATCTAA
- the phnC gene encoding phosphonate ABC transporter ATP-binding protein — protein sequence MLEIRNITVRYPGMKHHALNSINLTIHPGDFVCVLGKSGAGKSTLIRCLNGLQTPSSGEIIWDGQSFSALNDEKLRRIRREMGMIFQHFNLVPRLTVLQNVLTGMFGYRSSFKNLIGWFTEEEKAQAKQVIAEVGLTDFADRRVEHLSGGQKQRVGIARALLQRPRFLLGDEPVASLDPGTSDRIFSLLQEMHNRHGLQTIINVHDVQLAKRYATRIIALKDGEVVFDGKPEQFTDDMYVFTYDAESYSEKSYIRST from the coding sequence ATGCTTGAGATTCGAAATATAACTGTCCGTTATCCCGGCATGAAGCATCATGCGCTTAATTCAATAAATCTGACGATACACCCTGGAGACTTTGTTTGCGTGCTAGGTAAAAGCGGTGCCGGAAAATCCACGCTGATCCGCTGTCTAAATGGCCTGCAGACCCCTTCATCAGGGGAAATCATCTGGGATGGCCAATCCTTTTCTGCACTTAATGATGAAAAGCTTCGGAGAATCCGCAGGGAGATGGGCATGATCTTTCAGCATTTTAATTTAGTTCCGCGATTGACTGTCCTGCAAAATGTTCTGACAGGCATGTTCGGCTACAGGAGCAGTTTTAAAAACCTCATTGGCTGGTTTACAGAGGAAGAAAAGGCTCAGGCTAAACAAGTCATTGCAGAGGTGGGCTTAACCGACTTTGCCGACCGCAGAGTTGAACATCTTAGCGGAGGGCAGAAACAGAGAGTCGGCATTGCAAGGGCTCTCCTTCAAAGGCCAAGGTTCCTGCTGGGAGACGAGCCTGTTGCCAGCCTGGATCCTGGAACTTCAGACCGAATCTTCAGCCTGCTGCAGGAGATGCATAACCGGCATGGTCTGCAAACCATAATTAATGTCCATGATGTTCAATTGGCTAAACGCTATGCAACCCGGATTATTGCTTTAAAAGATGGGGAAGTTGTTTTTGATGGAAAACCGGAACAGTTCACAGATGATATGTATGTATTTACATATGATGCAGAAAGTTATAGCGAAAAATCATATATCCGATCAACTTAA
- a CDS encoding polysaccharide deacetylase family protein encodes MKKTVTLTFDDGPARVLPELLDILKKEKVPAVFFWQSRLLYPGRPWKRVLEEGHQLGTHSSKHSNYVKLTPNEQIQDLRRSKLKIESITGQDVKLFRPPFGQYNEHTIAAAKELGLSTILWRISSMDWELKKDPEQIITNVLENLEDGAIILLHELSQTVEALPELIAEIRGNGYEFSLL; translated from the coding sequence TTGAAGAAAACAGTAACACTGACTTTTGACGATGGGCCGGCAAGAGTTCTTCCGGAACTATTGGATATATTGAAGAAAGAAAAGGTTCCAGCTGTTTTCTTCTGGCAATCAAGGCTTTTATACCCCGGGCGTCCGTGGAAAAGAGTTCTTGAAGAAGGCCATCAGTTAGGAACGCACTCTTCAAAGCATTCCAATTATGTAAAATTAACTCCAAATGAACAAATCCAGGATCTAAGGAGAAGCAAATTAAAGATTGAATCCATCACGGGCCAAGATGTGAAGCTATTCAGGCCCCCATTTGGACAGTATAATGAACATACCATTGCTGCAGCCAAAGAGCTCGGGCTCTCCACCATATTGTGGAGAATCTCGTCCATGGACTGGGAGCTCAAAAAAGACCCTGAACAAATTATCACAAATGTTCTAGAGAACCTGGAAGACGGAGCAATCATTCTTTTGCATGAATTAAGCCAGACTGTAGAAGCCCTGCCTGAGTTAATTGCTGAGATTAGGGGAAATGGCTACGAATTCAGTTTGCTGTAA
- a CDS encoding phosphotransferase family protein, which produces MFTNIVTANGTLNDRYILRRENLYQGSNGRFVERFFIDETKSYIFKPLTNNTQLGKEVWIFENILAELPLKYPKILSSSVQDKLSNNWIILEDLGNITHTFDSTIALELTALMAKWHSLPAERFSNTELIGPKTAIEEMANHILQNKEKVFTIFRLHNISERLESILFSACTSKSFSAAKVLCHGDLHQGNFGYAGGKTVVLDWEHCHLNIPNWDLFHLIDMSHPGFPKPDDHTLRNKILDCYCEETQISVPDRVKFKQEYYLFSAVFSVWMMLLIQSDLDNQSAKWTTEQLSRQLKETIRNLVECAEEII; this is translated from the coding sequence TTGTTTACTAATATTGTGACTGCAAACGGGACACTAAATGACCGTTACATTTTAAGAAGAGAGAATTTATATCAGGGCTCAAACGGCCGGTTTGTCGAGCGCTTTTTTATTGATGAGACCAAAAGCTATATTTTCAAGCCCCTGACAAACAATACACAGCTGGGAAAAGAAGTGTGGATTTTCGAAAATATACTGGCAGAACTCCCGCTAAAGTATCCAAAAATCCTTTCGTCCTCCGTTCAAGATAAACTAAGCAATAATTGGATTATTTTAGAGGATCTTGGCAACATCACTCATACTTTTGATTCTACTATTGCACTGGAACTAACTGCTCTAATGGCCAAATGGCACTCTTTGCCCGCTGAGCGGTTTTCCAATACAGAGCTGATTGGTCCTAAAACGGCTATTGAGGAAATGGCAAACCATATTCTGCAGAACAAAGAGAAGGTTTTTACTATTTTCAGGTTACATAACATTTCTGAACGATTAGAAAGCATCCTTTTCAGCGCATGTACCTCTAAATCCTTTTCCGCTGCGAAGGTTCTTTGCCATGGGGATTTGCACCAGGGGAATTTTGGGTATGCGGGCGGTAAGACGGTGGTTCTGGACTGGGAACATTGCCACTTAAACATACCTAATTGGGATTTATTTCATTTAATCGATATGTCACATCCGGGCTTCCCTAAGCCTGATGACCATACTTTACGAAATAAGATTCTGGACTGTTATTGCGAAGAAACCCAAATCTCTGTTCCTGACAGGGTAAAATTCAAACAGGAATATTACTTATTTTCAGCTGTTTTTTCAGTTTGGATGATGCTGTTAATACAATCAGATTTGGACAATCAGAGTGCGAAATGGACTACAGAACAGCTGTCGAGGCAATTAAAAGAGACAATACGCAATCTTGTTGAATGTGCGGAAGAAATCATTTAG